The following coding sequences lie in one Haladaptatus sp. DJG-WS-42 genomic window:
- a CDS encoding N-acetyltransferase — MSVNIELRVAGPGNDAFAKEAWELKEHIRKNEGFLRQRRGFFMDAYRRSTAYLLVEDGPVEKLVAFCSVRRDGYILFLAVNADYRGEGFAERLVKAIAEEYGSVSCHARTTNEQALGFYKHIGFKIVREVTNYYEDGGAAYYLRLGNSSITSKFSEFMRR; from the coding sequence GTGAGCGTCAACATCGAACTGCGCGTCGCCGGGCCTGGCAATGACGCTTTTGCGAAGGAGGCCTGGGAACTAAAAGAACATATCCGGAAAAACGAGGGGTTCCTCCGCCAGCGACGTGGCTTTTTCATGGACGCCTACCGCCGGTCTACGGCGTACCTGCTCGTCGAAGACGGCCCCGTAGAGAAGCTCGTCGCGTTCTGTTCGGTCCGTCGTGACGGCTACATTCTGTTTCTCGCGGTCAATGCCGACTACCGCGGCGAGGGCTTTGCAGAACGGCTCGTCAAAGCCATCGCAGAGGAGTACGGCTCCGTGAGCTGTCACGCGCGAACCACGAACGAACAGGCACTCGGCTTTTACAAACACATTGGCTTCAAAATCGTCCGCGAAGTCACCAACTACTACGAAGACGGCGGTGCGGCCTACTATCTGCGACTTGGCAACAGTTCGATTACGAGCAAGTTCTCTGAGTTCATGCGGCGCTGA
- the priS gene encoding DNA primase small subunit PriS codes for MEERTRAYLRGRFRDYYRRHEITPPPNAHEREWGFIPWTESPGTTMVRHRSLLDLGDLGEFLQHKRPRHVYFSAGQYADPSANSMTKKRWQGSDLVFDLDADHLPAVTLGEDSYAEMLEKCKSALMRLLSFLDDDFGFTDTQVVFSGGRGYHVHVRDPGVFDLEREERREIVDYVRGIGLDFDELIATESVQGLGRKTPADKRTLRIRGGWGKRAHRHLMSYVDAVLEQDEETALEQLQSRDGVGEGRAKAALTAMQSNRDAIAAGNIDVHPAFYRIARDVMREVVPLDNAPIDEPVTTDTNRLIRLPGSLHGGSGLQVLRLERDELAAFNPLEAAVPETFVGHDITVEVTNGGTVELGGDSFTLSEGDVTVPEYLGIFLMARGRAEKGKE; via the coding sequence ATGGAAGAGCGCACGCGTGCGTATCTCCGTGGCCGCTTTCGAGACTACTACAGACGCCACGAGATAACGCCACCACCGAACGCCCACGAGCGAGAGTGGGGCTTCATCCCGTGGACCGAGTCGCCGGGCACGACGATGGTTCGCCACCGGTCGCTCCTCGACTTGGGCGACCTCGGTGAATTTCTCCAGCACAAGCGCCCCCGCCACGTCTACTTCTCCGCCGGGCAGTACGCAGACCCGAGTGCGAACTCGATGACGAAAAAGCGCTGGCAAGGTTCAGACCTCGTCTTCGATTTGGACGCAGACCACCTGCCCGCTGTAACCCTAGGCGAGGACTCCTACGCAGAGATGCTCGAAAAGTGTAAGAGTGCACTCATGCGCCTACTCTCGTTTCTCGACGACGACTTCGGCTTTACCGATACACAGGTGGTGTTCTCTGGCGGGCGAGGCTACCACGTCCACGTCAGAGACCCGGGCGTCTTCGACTTAGAGCGCGAGGAACGCCGCGAAATCGTTGACTACGTCCGCGGCATTGGCCTCGACTTTGACGAACTCATCGCCACAGAATCCGTCCAAGGACTCGGCCGTAAAACGCCCGCCGACAAGCGCACGCTGCGCATTCGCGGCGGCTGGGGGAAACGCGCCCACCGCCACCTTATGAGCTACGTCGATGCCGTCCTCGAACAAGACGAAGAGACGGCCTTAGAGCAACTCCAGTCGAGAGACGGTGTGGGCGAGGGTCGCGCGAAGGCGGCACTCACCGCAATGCAGTCGAATCGTGACGCAATCGCGGCTGGAAACATCGACGTCCACCCCGCGTTCTACCGGATTGCGCGTGACGTGATGCGCGAGGTCGTTCCGCTCGACAACGCACCGATTGACGAACCCGTGACCACCGACACGAATCGCCTCATTCGCCTGCCGGGAAGCCTCCACGGCGGGAGTGGCCTGCAGGTGCTTCGCCTCGAACGCGACGAACTCGCCGCGTTCAACCCACTCGAAGCGGCTGTGCCCGAAACGTTCGTGGGTCACGACATCACGGTGGAAGTCACGAACGGCGGGACGGTCGAACTCGGTGGCGATAGTTTTACACTGTCTGAAGGAGATGTTACAGTTCCAGAGTATCTGGGCATCTTCCTGATGGCCAGAGGACGCGCAGAGAAGGGCAAAGAATGA
- a CDS encoding rhodanese-like domain-containing protein, whose protein sequence is MVSRITADDLRRLVDDDVSFALIDTRPPDNFAAWHVEGAQNFPYKPGDPVTKDEIFDELGVTTDDRIVTICAKGISSDRFADALSALGYANVSLVEGGMKAWSAVYDTVTIPTDSDKVTVIQVQRRAKGCLSYLIIARHTGTAAVIDATRHTAEFVSLAERHGVEITDVFDTHVHADHLSGGRALADAVGATYHLGERATDRGVTYDYDALGRNDVVTVGDVAIKAVAVPGHTSEMVNYLVDDVAVCTGDTLFTNSVGRTELQFGDADAADGARLLYQSLHGTLLAEPDDVLVLPGHFTISADGSSPNATPGNPIYTDIHTVRTDLSLLTLPEAEFVDRITATLPEKPPNYETVIAINTGMRAISDDQEATELELGPNNCAAEETA, encoded by the coding sequence ATGGTATCCCGCATCACGGCAGACGACCTCCGTCGGCTCGTAGACGACGACGTTTCGTTTGCCCTCATCGACACTCGCCCACCGGATAATTTCGCGGCGTGGCACGTTGAAGGTGCCCAGAACTTTCCGTACAAACCAGGTGACCCGGTGACCAAAGACGAGATTTTCGACGAACTCGGCGTGACCACCGACGACCGCATCGTCACCATCTGTGCGAAAGGAATCTCCTCTGACCGCTTCGCAGACGCACTCTCCGCCCTCGGCTACGCGAACGTGTCGCTCGTCGAAGGCGGCATGAAAGCGTGGAGCGCGGTGTACGACACCGTCACCATTCCGACCGATTCTGACAAAGTGACCGTCATTCAAGTACAACGCCGGGCAAAGGGCTGTCTTTCCTATCTCATCATCGCCCGACACACGGGGACGGCGGCGGTCATAGATGCGACCCGTCACACCGCGGAGTTCGTCTCGCTCGCAGAGCGCCATGGCGTCGAGATAACGGACGTGTTCGACACACACGTCCACGCAGACCACCTGAGCGGCGGCCGCGCACTCGCAGACGCCGTGGGCGCGACCTACCATCTCGGCGAACGTGCGACCGACCGCGGCGTGACATACGACTACGACGCGCTCGGACGCAACGACGTCGTCACCGTCGGCGACGTGGCGATAAAGGCCGTCGCCGTCCCTGGCCACACCTCAGAGATGGTGAACTACCTCGTAGACGACGTGGCCGTGTGTACGGGCGATACGCTGTTTACGAACTCTGTGGGCCGCACCGAACTCCAGTTCGGCGACGCAGACGCCGCAGACGGTGCGCGACTCCTGTATCAGTCGCTCCACGGGACGCTGCTCGCAGAACCGGACGACGTGCTCGTCCTCCCCGGTCACTTCACCATCAGCGCAGACGGCTCGTCGCCAAATGCCACCCCGGGCAACCCCATCTACACGGACATCCACACCGTGCGCACCGACCTGTCCCTGCTCACACTCCCTGAAGCCGAGTTTGTCGACCGAATCACCGCAACCTTGCCAGAAAAACCGCCGAACTACGAGACGGTTATCGCCATCAACACGGGTATGCGAGCAATTTCCGACGACCAAGAAGCGACGGAGTTGGAACTCGGACCGAACAACTGTGCGGCAGAAGAAACGGCTTAG
- a CDS encoding helix-turn-helix domain-containing protein — translation MADSMAELLRKDMECEGLLECFHGLRELDRDCFSVLAQSDEALTIDEIADQVGRERSTAYRAVQRLLQAGFIQKEQVNYEQGGYHHVYTTAAADEVADELQRLLNDWYAKMGTLIQEFRTKYDREPLEVTE, via the coding sequence ATGGCCGACTCGATGGCAGAACTACTGCGCAAAGACATGGAGTGTGAGGGACTCCTCGAATGTTTCCACGGACTCCGTGAACTCGACCGGGACTGCTTCAGCGTGCTCGCACAGTCAGACGAAGCGTTGACGATCGACGAAATCGCGGACCAAGTCGGGCGAGAGCGCTCTACCGCCTACCGCGCCGTCCAGCGCCTCCTGCAAGCAGGCTTCATCCAGAAAGAACAGGTGAACTACGAACAGGGCGGCTACCACCACGTCTACACCACCGCGGCCGCAGACGAGGTCGCAGACGAACTCCAGCGCCTCCTCAACGACTGGTACGCGAAGATGGGCACGCTCATCCAAGAGTTCCGGACGAAATACGACCGCGAACCGCTCGAAGTGACCGAATAG
- a CDS encoding CDC48 family AAA ATPase: MKLTVKPLKQKDAGRGLAAVDRAAMAELDLENGDYIVIEGKDSGRAVARVWPGYPEDEGRSIIRIDGRLRQEADVGIDDRVTVEKADVKPATKVTVALPQNLRIRGNIGPYIRDKLAGQAITKGQTVPFSLGFGPMTSMSNQKIPLRIAGVTPSGTVVVTDSTEIEISEKPAEQIRGTERTSPLGGPSITYEDIGGLDKELEQVREMIELPMRHPELFQQLGIEPPKGVLLHGPPGTGKTLIAKAVANEIDATFETISGPEIMSKYYGESEEQLREVFERAEEGAPAIVFIDELDSIAPKRGETSGDVERRVVAQLLSLMDGLNERGQVTVIGATNRINAIDPALRRGGRFDREIEIGVPDKQGRKEILQVHTRGMPLAEGIDLEMYAANTHGFVGADLESLARESAMNALRRIRPDLDLEADEIDADVLESIQVTETDFKEALKGISPSALREVFVEAPDVSWENVGGLEDTKERLRETIQWPLEYPEVFETMGMEAAKGVLLYGPPGTGKTLLAKAVANEAESNFISIKGPELLNKFVGESEKGVREVFAKARENAPTVVFFDEIDSIASERGQRMGDSGVSERMVSQLLTELDGLEELEDVVVIATTNRPDLIDAALLRPGRLDRHIHVPVPDEDARRAILDVHTTDKPIADDVDLDKLAKDTEGFVGADLEALVREASMAASREFIRSVSPEDIATGVDNVRVTRAHFKKAMKEVQASVTEETKRRYDEIEQRFQQREPETEEREFGRTFQ, translated from the coding sequence ATGAAGCTCACCGTCAAACCCCTAAAACAGAAAGACGCCGGTCGTGGATTGGCCGCCGTAGACCGCGCAGCAATGGCCGAACTCGACCTCGAAAACGGCGATTACATCGTTATCGAAGGGAAAGACAGTGGGCGCGCCGTCGCCCGGGTCTGGCCCGGCTACCCCGAGGACGAAGGGCGAAGCATCATTCGCATCGACGGCCGCCTCCGCCAGGAAGCAGACGTCGGCATCGACGACCGCGTGACCGTCGAGAAAGCCGACGTGAAACCCGCAACGAAGGTGACGGTGGCCCTGCCACAGAATCTCCGTATCCGCGGAAACATCGGCCCGTACATCCGCGATAAGCTCGCCGGACAAGCCATCACCAAAGGCCAGACGGTGCCGTTCTCGCTCGGCTTTGGCCCGATGACGAGCATGTCGAATCAGAAGATTCCGCTTCGTATCGCGGGCGTCACGCCGTCTGGTACGGTCGTCGTCACCGACTCGACGGAAATCGAGATTAGCGAGAAGCCAGCAGAGCAGATTCGCGGCACGGAACGAACCAGTCCGCTTGGCGGCCCCTCTATCACCTACGAGGACATCGGCGGCCTCGACAAGGAGTTAGAGCAGGTCCGCGAGATGATTGAACTGCCGATGCGCCACCCCGAGCTGTTCCAGCAACTCGGCATCGAACCGCCAAAAGGCGTGCTCCTCCACGGCCCACCGGGCACGGGGAAGACGCTCATCGCAAAGGCCGTGGCGAACGAAATCGACGCCACCTTCGAGACCATCTCGGGTCCCGAAATCATGTCGAAGTACTACGGAGAGTCCGAAGAACAACTCCGTGAGGTGTTCGAACGCGCAGAAGAGGGCGCACCGGCCATCGTCTTTATCGACGAACTCGACTCCATCGCGCCAAAGCGCGGGGAGACCTCCGGTGACGTAGAACGCCGCGTCGTCGCCCAACTCCTCTCGCTCATGGACGGGCTGAACGAGCGCGGGCAGGTGACGGTCATCGGCGCGACCAACCGTATCAACGCCATCGACCCGGCACTGCGCCGCGGCGGACGGTTCGACCGCGAAATCGAAATCGGGGTCCCGGACAAACAGGGTCGCAAAGAGATTCTGCAGGTGCACACCCGCGGGATGCCATTGGCTGAGGGAATCGACCTTGAGATGTACGCCGCGAACACCCACGGCTTCGTCGGCGCCGACTTAGAGTCGCTCGCCCGCGAGTCCGCGATGAACGCACTGCGGCGCATCCGTCCCGACCTCGACCTCGAAGCCGACGAGATCGACGCGGACGTCCTTGAGTCGATTCAGGTCACGGAAACCGACTTCAAAGAGGCGCTGAAGGGCATCTCGCCCTCCGCGCTCCGTGAGGTGTTCGTCGAAGCGCCGGACGTGTCGTGGGAGAACGTCGGTGGCTTAGAAGACACGAAAGAGCGCCTCCGCGAGACCATCCAGTGGCCACTCGAATACCCCGAGGTGTTCGAGACGATGGGCATGGAAGCCGCAAAGGGCGTCCTGCTCTACGGCCCACCGGGCACGGGGAAGACGCTGCTCGCAAAGGCCGTCGCAAACGAGGCCGAGTCGAACTTCATCTCCATCAAAGGCCCCGAACTGCTCAACAAGTTCGTCGGTGAGTCGGAGAAAGGTGTCCGCGAAGTGTTCGCGAAAGCCCGCGAGAACGCCCCGACGGTGGTGTTCTTCGACGAAATCGACTCCATCGCCTCAGAACGCGGCCAGCGCATGGGTGACTCCGGCGTCTCTGAACGCATGGTCTCACAGCTCCTGACCGAACTCGACGGGTTAGAAGAACTCGAAGACGTGGTCGTCATTGCGACGACCAACCGGCCAGACCTCATCGACGCTGCGCTGTTGCGCCCGGGTCGTTTAGACCGCCACATCCACGTTCCCGTCCCGGACGAGGACGCGCGTCGCGCCATCTTGGACGTCCACACCACGGACAAGCCAATCGCAGACGACGTTGACCTCGATAAACTCGCGAAAGATACTGAGGGCTTCGTCGGCGCCGACTTAGAAGCGCTCGTGCGTGAAGCGTCGATGGCCGCGAGCCGCGAGTTCATCCGCAGTGTCTCGCCCGAAGACATCGCTACGGGCGTTGACAACGTTCGCGTGACCCGCGCGCACTTCAAGAAGGCGATGAAGGAAGTTCAGGCATCGGTCACCGAGGAAACGAAGCGTCGCTACGACGAAATCGAACAGCGCTTCCAGCAGCGCGAACCGGAGACCGAAGAGCGCGAGTTCGGCCGCACCTTCCAATAA
- a CDS encoding alpha/beta hydrolase, translated as MHTVTHHGRETAYRRTDFGDDGPPICYVHGSGGTHRVWAGIYGRRSNARPAVALDLSGHGDSDDFDAEPGFATLSAYADDVLAVCEETGATVLVGNSLGGAVIIHLLVERGFEPEAVVLAGSGAKLAVLDDLLNLFETDFERAVSFLHGEDMLFHDTTTSVTDHSKATMNAVGKAVTTRDFRTCHTFDERDALGTIETRTLALVGEYDRLTPVSYHEYLVENMQNATLAMIENAAHLAMIEQPDAFATAIERFLAQ; from the coding sequence ATGCACACCGTAACGCACCACGGACGGGAGACAGCGTATCGGCGCACTGACTTCGGCGACGACGGCCCCCCAATCTGCTACGTCCACGGCAGTGGCGGCACCCACCGGGTCTGGGCGGGCATCTACGGACGCCGCTCGAACGCCCGTCCGGCAGTCGCCCTCGACCTGAGCGGCCACGGTGACTCCGACGATTTCGACGCCGAACCCGGCTTTGCAACACTTTCTGCGTACGCAGACGACGTGCTCGCCGTCTGTGAAGAGACCGGCGCAACCGTCCTCGTCGGCAACTCACTCGGCGGCGCAGTCATCATCCACCTGCTGGTCGAACGCGGCTTCGAACCGGAGGCCGTCGTCCTCGCGGGCTCGGGCGCGAAACTCGCCGTGCTCGATGACCTCCTCAATCTCTTCGAGACGGACTTCGAGCGCGCCGTCTCGTTTCTCCACGGCGAGGACATGCTGTTTCACGACACCACGACGAGCGTCACCGACCACTCGAAGGCCACGATGAACGCGGTGGGAAAAGCCGTCACGACGAGGGATTTCCGCACCTGCCACACGTTCGACGAACGAGACGCGCTTGGAACTATCGAGACGAGAACCCTCGCGCTCGTCGGTGAGTACGACCGACTCACACCAGTTTCGTATCACGAATATTTGGTCGAGAACATGCAGAATGCGACACTCGCCATGATAGAAAACGCCGCCCACCTCGCAATGATAGAACAACCAGACGCCTTCGCCACCGCAATCGAGCGCTTTCTCGCTCAGTAG
- the panB gene encoding 3-methyl-2-oxobutanoate hydroxymethyltransferase, whose protein sequence is MPTTVKDIRNMAGETRIVMMTAYDAPTAAIADAQGLDILLVGDSLGNTSLGYDSTLPVTVDDTVRHTAAVARATENALVVADMPFLSFGVDDAESIKNAGRMLKEAGAKAVKIESGPHTVELTRKLTQLGIPVMAHLGLTPQQVNQLGGYTRQGTTRDSATEILELAKQHEDAGAFSLVLEHVPANLAAQVTETLAIPTIGIGAGPDTDGQVLVVDDVVGTSDWQPPFAKQFGNVRAEMEKAITAYADEVRDGSFPGPEHSHVEKDLDNLY, encoded by the coding sequence ATGCCCACGACAGTCAAGGACATCCGCAATATGGCGGGCGAGACGCGGATTGTGATGATGACGGCCTACGATGCGCCGACCGCCGCGATTGCCGATGCACAGGGCCTCGATATTCTGCTCGTCGGTGACAGCCTCGGGAACACCTCGCTCGGCTACGACTCGACGCTCCCCGTGACGGTTGACGATACGGTGCGCCACACGGCCGCCGTCGCCCGTGCGACCGAAAACGCTCTCGTTGTGGCGGACATGCCGTTTCTCAGCTTTGGCGTAGATGACGCAGAGAGCATCAAAAACGCCGGGCGCATGCTCAAGGAAGCGGGGGCGAAAGCCGTCAAAATCGAGAGCGGGCCACACACTGTCGAACTGACGCGCAAACTCACGCAACTCGGGATTCCGGTCATGGCACACCTCGGGTTGACGCCCCAGCAGGTGAACCAACTCGGCGGCTACACCCGCCAAGGCACGACGCGGGACTCGGCCACGGAAATTCTCGAACTCGCCAAACAGCACGAGGATGCGGGTGCGTTCTCGCTTGTGCTCGAACACGTCCCTGCGAACCTCGCCGCGCAGGTGACTGAAACGTTAGCGATTCCGACCATCGGCATCGGTGCTGGCCCGGACACGGACGGACAGGTGCTCGTCGTTGATGATGTCGTCGGCACGAGCGACTGGCAACCACCGTTCGCAAAACAGTTCGGTAACGTGCGCGCGGAGATGGAAAAGGCGATTACTGCGTACGCAGACGAGGTGCGCGACGGGAGCTTCCCCGGCCCCGAACACAGCCACGTCGAGAAAGACCTCGACAACCTCTACTGA
- a CDS encoding DUF5822 domain-containing protein has translation MPARVETTEVEGIDYTWVMQVTFVLTIAIGAPVVTLLSIPYTLPTWGARASFAIRVGAIIWLLTALSVYTYARRNVST, from the coding sequence GTGCCAGCACGCGTCGAGACGACCGAGGTCGAGGGAATTGACTACACGTGGGTGATGCAGGTCACGTTCGTCCTCACCATCGCCATCGGCGCGCCCGTCGTCACGCTGCTTTCGATTCCCTACACCCTTCCAACGTGGGGGGCGCGCGCGTCGTTTGCGATTCGCGTCGGCGCAATCATCTGGTTGCTGACGGCGCTTTCAGTCTACACCTACGCGCGGCGCAACGTTTCGACGTAG
- a CDS encoding HAD-IA family hydrolase, which translates to MSPSTLASANAIVYDLDGTLVRLDVDWNAVRENVTAALESRGVETDGEDLWGLLSLGKETDNGALVESIIADHERTGARNSTRLFLADAIPANIPVGVCSLNCASAVHIALETHGLSERISAMVGRDSLPEQKPHPEPLLAVIEDLDADPAETVFIGDSKSDAETATRAGTRFVYVETLRRA; encoded by the coding sequence ATGTCCCCCTCCACGCTCGCGTCGGCAAACGCGATTGTTTATGATTTAGACGGCACGCTCGTCCGGCTCGACGTCGATTGGAACGCGGTCAGAGAAAACGTCACCGCAGCCCTCGAAAGTCGCGGGGTTGAAACGGACGGTGAAGACCTCTGGGGGCTGCTCTCGCTTGGCAAAGAAACCGACAACGGCGCGCTCGTCGAGTCGATTATCGCAGACCACGAACGGACCGGCGCACGCAACTCGACGCGGCTGTTTCTGGCCGACGCAATTCCAGCGAACATCCCGGTTGGGGTGTGCTCGCTCAACTGCGCGTCTGCGGTACACATCGCCCTCGAAACCCACGGGCTCTCAGAGCGTATTTCTGCGATGGTCGGGCGCGATTCGCTCCCCGAACAGAAGCCCCACCCAGAACCGTTGCTGGCCGTCATCGAGGACCTCGACGCGGACCCGGCTGAGACGGTGTTCATCGGGGACTCGAAAAGTGACGCAGAGACCGCGACACGAGCGGGGACGAGGTTCGTCTACGTCGAAACGTTGCGCCGCGCGTAG
- a CDS encoding acyl-CoA dehydrogenase family protein — translation MELTPEQQAIKEAVREFSINEIRPTAEQADREQVFPEEVWQGLADLDLLGLNIPEEYGGFGGDRMTYSIVNEEVAYGMLAAATAMSVQYLVNACIDEFGSDAHREHWLPRLASGESIGAFCLSEPGAGSNPAQMETEAKRVGDEYVLNGKKQWITNGQRSDVAVVFAKTDREDPRTVTQFLVPKDTPGVEVGKKEDKLGLRASDTTGLIFDDVHIPAENRLTEVGKGLSAAFSILNGGRIAIASQAVGVGQSALDEALSYAQEREQFGEPIAEIQTIQHKLADMQTKVQAARLLARDAARRDDAGEDVQMAASIAKYFASENAVQVANQAVQIHGGYGYTTDFPVERMYRDAKITTIYEGTSEIQKMVIARNLLG, via the coding sequence ATGGAACTCACGCCCGAACAACAGGCCATCAAAGAGGCGGTGCGCGAATTTTCGATAAACGAGATTCGACCGACGGCCGAGCAAGCAGACCGAGAACAGGTGTTCCCAGAGGAGGTCTGGCAGGGCCTTGCTGACCTCGATTTACTCGGCCTCAACATTCCTGAGGAGTATGGCGGCTTTGGTGGCGACCGGATGACCTACAGCATCGTAAACGAGGAAGTCGCCTACGGCATGCTCGCGGCGGCGACGGCGATGTCCGTCCAGTACCTCGTAAACGCCTGTATCGACGAGTTCGGAAGCGACGCACACCGCGAGCACTGGCTCCCCCGCCTCGCAAGCGGCGAGTCGATTGGCGCGTTCTGTCTCTCAGAGCCGGGCGCAGGCTCGAACCCCGCGCAGATGGAAACCGAAGCGAAGCGTGTTGGCGACGAGTACGTACTCAACGGGAAAAAGCAGTGGATCACGAACGGCCAGCGCTCTGACGTGGCCGTCGTGTTCGCAAAGACCGACCGCGAAGACCCGCGGACGGTCACCCAGTTCCTCGTCCCGAAGGACACGCCGGGCGTCGAAGTCGGCAAGAAAGAGGACAAACTCGGTCTCAGAGCGAGCGACACGACGGGGCTCATCTTCGATGACGTGCACATCCCTGCAGAGAACCGCTTGACTGAGGTTGGGAAAGGGCTCTCTGCGGCATTCTCTATTTTAAACGGCGGGCGCATCGCCATCGCCTCACAGGCAGTCGGTGTGGGCCAGTCAGCCCTTGATGAAGCGCTTTCTTACGCCCAAGAGCGCGAGCAGTTTGGCGAGCCAATCGCCGAGATTCAGACCATCCAACACAAACTCGCCGATATGCAGACAAAAGTGCAGGCTGCACGCCTGCTCGCCCGCGACGCCGCCCGCCGCGACGACGCCGGTGAAGACGTCCAGATGGCCGCGAGTATCGCCAAGTACTTCGCGAGCGAAAACGCTGTACAGGTCGCAAATCAGGCCGTCCAGATTCACGGCGGCTACGGCTACACCACGGACTTCCCGGTCGAACGGATGTACCGCGATGCGAAGATTACAACCATCTACGAGGGCACCTCCGAGATCCAGAAGATGGTCATCGCGCGCAACTTACTCGGGTAG
- a CDS encoding transcriptional regulator, translating into MAKYSTGGSLGGGGGDSCELCGKTTGDLRTESIAGAELLVCRDCAPHGDSKRERKERMNEPEERRESRKKRAARNVARMADARKGDPTRWEKEGTHYDDDPLPYLVKGYADLVTEARQDAGLTVEDLAADLDLAEDDLLAVEQGRATSAGVGGSVIEALEAHFDLTLAE; encoded by the coding sequence ATGGCCAAGTACTCGACCGGCGGTAGCCTCGGTGGCGGCGGTGGCGACTCGTGTGAGCTCTGTGGCAAAACCACCGGCGACCTCCGGACGGAATCGATAGCCGGAGCCGAGTTGCTCGTCTGCCGTGACTGTGCGCCCCACGGCGATTCGAAACGCGAACGCAAAGAGCGGATGAACGAACCAGAAGAACGCCGCGAGAGCCGGAAAAAGCGGGCGGCGAGAAACGTTGCGCGGATGGCGGACGCGCGCAAAGGCGACCCCACCCGCTGGGAGAAAGAGGGCACTCACTACGACGACGACCCGCTTCCGTATCTCGTGAAAGGCTACGCAGACCTCGTCACCGAAGCGCGCCAAGACGCTGGCTTGACGGTCGAAGACCTCGCCGCTGACTTAGACCTCGCAGAAGACGACCTGCTCGCCGTCGAACAGGGACGGGCGACGAGCGCAGGCGTCGGTGGCTCGGTCATCGAAGCCTTAGAAGCGCATTTCGACCTCACCCTCGCCGAGTGA
- a CDS encoding PGF-CTERM sorting domain-containing protein translates to MKRTSRAVVALALTLSLLAGATTASAHGNHLSADSQVSGDGSVMVERLFVDQAAYLVLHADNDGNPGKVIGHKAVSRGFHAPISVEMSDEFWNDMAGNETVWAVLHEDNGDGEFNPKSDGELQAFGGAAATPITVRKGAGSVSVAAAGFSVKETQVNNVTIPQVTTSQSSFLVLRTNTNGAPGEIVGHAPLAAGTETNVPVIINETYFDAQQAQFLLWATVYEDNGDGEFDPATDKLVTAGGVPVASLFTVAKPLGDNSGDGGLVNTPSQTATQTTTDAEPTQTPTTTEGPGFGVLAALVALSGFVCIRLGRRV, encoded by the coding sequence ATGAAACGGACGAGTCGAGCGGTTGTTGCACTGGCCCTCACGCTTTCACTCCTCGCAGGTGCGACAACGGCGAGCGCCCACGGAAACCACCTGAGTGCAGACAGCCAAGTGTCCGGCGACGGCTCGGTCATGGTCGAACGGCTGTTCGTCGACCAAGCCGCGTACCTCGTGTTGCACGCAGACAACGACGGGAATCCGGGCAAAGTGATTGGGCACAAAGCCGTCTCTCGCGGCTTTCACGCACCGATTTCGGTGGAGATGAGCGACGAGTTCTGGAACGACATGGCGGGCAACGAAACCGTCTGGGCAGTGCTCCACGAGGACAACGGCGACGGCGAGTTCAACCCGAAAAGTGACGGGGAACTCCAAGCCTTCGGTGGGGCCGCAGCCACGCCAATCACGGTGCGAAAAGGCGCAGGTTCCGTCTCCGTCGCCGCCGCCGGGTTCAGCGTGAAAGAGACGCAGGTGAACAACGTGACAATTCCGCAGGTCACGACCAGCCAATCGAGTTTCCTCGTCCTCAGAACCAACACGAACGGTGCGCCCGGTGAAATCGTCGGCCACGCACCGCTCGCGGCAGGAACAGAGACCAACGTCCCCGTCATCATCAATGAAACCTACTTCGACGCCCAGCAAGCCCAGTTCCTCCTCTGGGCAACCGTGTACGAAGACAACGGCGACGGCGAGTTCGACCCCGCGACCGACAAACTCGTCACAGCCGGTGGCGTGCCGGTCGCATCGCTGTTCACCGTCGCAAAACCGCTCGGAGACAACTCGGGCGACGGCGGATTGGTGAACACACCGTCACAGACGGCCACCCAAACCACGACGGACGCCGAACCAACGCAGACACCCACAACGACAGAGGGCCCCGGATTTGGCGTGCTGGCGGCGCTCGTCGCGCTCTCCGGGTTCGTCTGCATCCGACTCGGCCGCCGCGTGTGA